One genomic window of Haloarchaeobius salinus includes the following:
- a CDS encoding CoxG family protein produces the protein MIEFDGEFELDMPPEELWPYFTDPDVIADCAPGMKELKLNSPSDLEAVMSVKVGSVSPTFDVDVTVVEATEPSTLRMSAVGNSSRNAFETAAHMDLQPTDEGGTLATWHASAEVSGLIASLGQRALGGVTTRLVNNFFDDLQAAAEEGEPAESKLEGAEDAEPVVEVDTDE, from the coding sequence ATGATCGAGTTCGACGGCGAGTTCGAACTGGACATGCCCCCGGAGGAGCTGTGGCCGTACTTCACCGACCCCGACGTCATCGCGGACTGCGCGCCGGGGATGAAGGAGCTGAAGCTGAACTCGCCGTCGGACCTCGAGGCCGTGATGTCCGTGAAGGTCGGCAGCGTCAGCCCCACCTTCGACGTGGACGTGACGGTCGTCGAAGCGACGGAGCCGTCGACCCTGCGGATGAGTGCGGTCGGGAACTCCAGCCGGAACGCGTTCGAGACGGCCGCGCACATGGACCTCCAGCCGACCGACGAGGGTGGGACGCTTGCGACCTGGCACGCGAGCGCCGAGGTGTCGGGCCTCATCGCCAGCCTCGGCCAGCGCGCGCTCGGCGGCGTCACCACCCGGCTCGTCAACAACTTCTTCGACGACCTGCAGGCGGCCGCCGAGGAGGGCGAGCCCGCCGAGTCGAAGCTGGAGGGGGCCGAGGACGCCGAACCGGTGGTCGAGGTCGACACCGACGAGTGA
- a CDS encoding helix-turn-helix domain-containing protein yields MKSMSVELRYAESALAPMHRGLCESSDLDREVVLGGQSVDGVETVSSFVYGEPDAYEALLTDREAVLEYDITPTEDGCFVYVRQELGPEGLSLLDSLAQDTVVVVPPIEFRSDRTMALTLVGHGDDLRAVLDSFPEAVTVDVRRVSDGVTAHDTAVSARQQDALRAAWDLGYYEIPRRNGIEAVADELDCAVSTASELLRRAEAHAVGEVLGGDV; encoded by the coding sequence ATGAAGTCGATGTCCGTCGAGCTCCGCTACGCCGAGTCGGCGCTCGCGCCGATGCACCGCGGGCTCTGTGAGTCGTCCGACCTCGACCGCGAGGTCGTCCTCGGCGGGCAGTCCGTCGACGGTGTCGAGACGGTCAGCTCGTTCGTCTACGGCGAGCCGGACGCGTACGAGGCGCTGCTGACCGACCGAGAGGCGGTACTGGAGTACGACATCACGCCAACCGAGGACGGCTGCTTCGTCTACGTCCGGCAGGAGCTCGGCCCGGAGGGACTCTCGCTCCTGGACTCGCTCGCACAGGACACCGTGGTCGTCGTCCCGCCCATCGAGTTCCGTTCCGACCGGACGATGGCGCTCACGCTCGTCGGCCACGGCGACGACCTCAGGGCCGTCCTCGACTCGTTCCCCGAGGCGGTCACGGTCGACGTCCGACGGGTGAGCGACGGCGTGACCGCCCACGACACGGCCGTCTCGGCGCGCCAGCAGGACGCGCTCCGGGCGGCGTGGGACCTGGGCTACTACGAGATACCCCGGCGCAACGGCATCGAGGCCGTCGCCGACGAACTCGACTGCGCCGTCTCGACCGCCTCGGAGCTCCTCCGGCGGGCCGAGGCCCACGCAGTCGGTGAGGTGCTCGGCGGCGACGTATAA
- a CDS encoding class I SAM-dependent methyltransferase: MAETTMPSGEHRSRVERSRRKWDFWSSCERLWSVYERDTVEVRRDAVAQLDLEPGDAVIDIGCGRGANFELLREAVGPDGSVLGVDYSPGMLAGAAERIEEHGWENVETLRADATALPVATERFDGALATTAVSAMPDVRAVVENVHDALAPGASFAVYDIRLAPSGAARLLNPLVYAGYRLIGNWNREESVLDELERAFADVELVETFALGTNYVAVARKAGLESGRAAAAEVDGDE, translated from the coding sequence ATGGCCGAGACCACGATGCCGTCGGGCGAGCACCGGAGCCGTGTGGAACGCAGCCGTCGCAAGTGGGACTTCTGGAGCTCGTGCGAGCGGCTGTGGTCGGTCTACGAGCGGGACACCGTCGAGGTGCGACGCGACGCCGTCGCACAGCTCGACCTGGAGCCGGGCGACGCCGTCATCGACATCGGCTGCGGCCGGGGCGCGAACTTCGAGCTGCTCCGGGAGGCGGTCGGTCCGGACGGCTCCGTCCTCGGCGTCGACTACAGCCCGGGGATGCTGGCCGGCGCGGCCGAGCGCATCGAGGAGCACGGCTGGGAGAACGTCGAGACGCTTCGCGCCGACGCGACCGCGCTCCCGGTCGCCACCGAGCGGTTCGACGGCGCGCTGGCGACGACCGCCGTGAGCGCCATGCCCGACGTGCGGGCCGTCGTCGAGAACGTCCACGACGCGCTCGCGCCGGGTGCGAGCTTCGCGGTGTACGACATCCGGCTGGCACCGTCGGGAGCCGCCAGACTCCTGAACCCGCTGGTCTACGCCGGGTACCGACTCATCGGGAACTGGAACCGGGAGGAGAGCGTTCTCGACGAGCTGGAGCGGGCGTTCGCGGACGTAGAGCTGGTCGAGACGTTCGCGCTCGGGACGAACTACGTCGCCGTGGCGAGGAAGGCAGGACTGGAGTCGGGTCGTGCTGCTGCCGCCGAGGTCGACGGCGACGAGTGA
- a CDS encoding NAD(P)/FAD-dependent oxidoreductase, translated as MTLANVPRYAESVVSRQGEHAVVVGASMAGLVAARVLADAFDRVTVLDRDSLPDDPVTRRGVPQGHQPHVLLEAGRATLADLFPGFAEELLASGGLVIDWTHDLVHYEAGDYLEPGPTRRPMYAASRPLFEAVSRRCLATVDGVRLRPSCRFVDYHLADDGRRVDGVVVDSGDDADTATLPADLVVDATGRTSRTPAWLAEHGYERPPEEEVMVDVRYATAVVDRPPGDRRAFFVPPTAPRTRGGGAFPVEGDRWLVTLQGVHGDDPPTDPAGLQAFAASLPVDHLARLLDEREWVGDGVQSYPFPSNRRRYYERLDRFPDGLVVVGDAVASFNPVYGQGISVAALEALVLHHALADGGVDGLGPRFFDRASEVVDVAWTMAVGSDLGYEATEGSQSAVEWLFTRYLARLVRTAQDDGAVADAYGRVVTMAEPPSSLLRPGLAARVLSPR; from the coding sequence ATGACGCTGGCGAACGTCCCCCGCTACGCCGAGTCGGTGGTCTCCCGGCAGGGCGAGCACGCCGTCGTCGTCGGGGCGAGCATGGCCGGGCTGGTCGCGGCCAGGGTGCTCGCGGACGCGTTCGACCGCGTGACCGTGCTCGACCGCGATTCGCTCCCGGACGACCCGGTCACCCGACGGGGCGTGCCGCAGGGCCACCAGCCGCACGTGCTGCTGGAGGCGGGACGGGCGACGCTCGCGGACCTGTTCCCGGGCTTCGCGGAGGAGCTGCTGGCGAGCGGCGGGCTGGTCATCGACTGGACGCACGACCTCGTCCACTACGAGGCGGGCGACTATCTCGAACCCGGACCGACACGACGGCCGATGTACGCGGCGAGCCGGCCGCTGTTCGAGGCGGTCAGCCGACGCTGTCTGGCGACGGTCGACGGCGTGCGGCTCCGTCCTTCGTGCCGGTTCGTCGACTACCACCTCGCCGACGACGGGAGACGGGTCGACGGTGTGGTCGTCGACTCCGGCGACGACGCGGACACCGCTACCCTCCCTGCTGACCTCGTCGTCGACGCGACGGGGCGGACCTCCCGGACGCCCGCGTGGCTCGCCGAACACGGCTACGAGCGCCCGCCGGAGGAGGAGGTGATGGTGGACGTCCGCTACGCGACGGCGGTCGTCGACCGACCGCCCGGGGACCGCCGCGCCTTCTTCGTGCCGCCGACCGCGCCCCGGACCCGCGGGGGTGGCGCGTTCCCCGTCGAGGGCGACCGCTGGCTCGTCACGCTCCAGGGCGTCCACGGCGACGACCCGCCGACGGACCCGGCGGGGCTGCAGGCGTTCGCGGCGAGTCTGCCGGTCGACCACCTCGCGCGGCTGCTCGACGAGCGCGAGTGGGTGGGCGATGGCGTCCAGAGCTACCCGTTCCCGTCGAACAGGCGTCGCTACTACGAGCGGTTGGACCGGTTCCCCGACGGGCTGGTCGTCGTCGGCGACGCCGTCGCGAGCTTCAACCCGGTGTACGGGCAGGGGATCTCGGTTGCGGCGCTTGAGGCGCTCGTCCTGCACCACGCGCTCGCAGACGGCGGGGTCGACGGACTCGGCCCTCGCTTCTTCGACCGGGCGAGCGAGGTGGTCGACGTGGCCTGGACGATGGCGGTCGGCTCGGACCTCGGCTACGAGGCGACCGAGGGCTCGCAGTCGGCGGTCGAGTGGCTGTTCACGCGCTACCTCGCGCGACTGGTCAGGACCGCACAGGACGACGGGGCGGTCGCCGACGCCTACGGCCGGGTCGTGACGATGGCGGAGCCGCCGTCGTCGCTGCTCAGGCCGGGGCTCGCGGCGCGTGTGCTGTCGCCGCGGTAA